One genomic window of Deinococcus sp. QL22 includes the following:
- a CDS encoding McrC family protein, with translation MTVHLSAREHDFLVRGEASALGEQNVTTLSAEAFDAVEALVLGQGSELASVAAPTKLARQNALKLSQWVGLIRTPDGTTIEILPKTHERPGTRQLDPEASLHGSRALLMRMLVATDERFRTAPPADLDTARMPLFEILLRSVLDGIKAAVRRGIPHAYVAVSEERASLRGRLDLPRQVRQPPHRAHRLNVVYDEFLPDRPETRLTRLTVERVARVTRAASTKQLARELLVVLENVPPSRDIRRDFAAWRLERGHAHFVALEGLCRMVLYELNPLVGGMTARAQAVLFDMNKVYEAYVAHLLRLQHPEWRVQTQVTDRALGNVGTTPAFRLRPDLLITLPSGEVIVADTKWKRLKPDKAPTFDIANADAYQMLAYGAVFQRGQAVRNLHLIYPHLVGLPPRLPTIALEGGSFLHLSTIDLKAVVPLSPFSSLPIPRAMPLTPDTLDPGA, from the coding sequence ATGACCGTTCACCTCAGCGCCCGTGAACATGATTTCCTCGTGCGTGGGGAGGCCAGCGCCCTAGGGGAGCAGAACGTAACCACCCTCAGTGCGGAAGCCTTCGATGCGGTGGAAGCCCTCGTGCTGGGGCAGGGCAGTGAATTAGCTTCTGTAGCGGCACCGACCAAGCTGGCCCGGCAAAACGCCCTGAAGCTGTCGCAGTGGGTGGGATTGATTCGCACGCCAGACGGAACCACCATCGAGATTTTACCCAAGACCCACGAGCGGCCCGGCACACGGCAGCTTGATCCTGAGGCGTCCTTGCACGGCAGCCGCGCCCTGTTGATGCGCATGTTGGTGGCCACTGACGAACGCTTCCGAACAGCGCCTCCTGCGGACTTGGATACGGCCCGGATGCCGCTCTTCGAGATCCTGCTTCGCTCGGTGCTTGACGGCATCAAGGCAGCGGTGCGGCGCGGCATTCCCCATGCGTATGTCGCGGTCTCCGAAGAGCGGGCTTCCCTACGCGGCAGGCTGGACTTGCCCCGGCAGGTACGGCAACCACCTCACCGCGCCCACCGGCTGAACGTTGTGTATGACGAGTTTCTACCGGATCGCCCTGAGACGCGCCTTACCCGGTTGACGGTGGAGCGGGTGGCCCGCGTAACGCGCGCTGCGTCCACCAAGCAGCTGGCGCGGGAGCTGTTGGTCGTTCTGGAGAACGTGCCGCCCAGCCGTGACATTCGGCGTGATTTTGCTGCCTGGCGCCTGGAGCGGGGGCACGCGCACTTTGTGGCGCTGGAGGGCCTGTGCCGCATGGTGCTGTACGAGCTCAACCCGCTGGTCGGAGGCATGACAGCACGGGCACAGGCGGTCTTGTTCGACATGAACAAGGTCTACGAAGCGTATGTGGCGCACTTGCTGCGGCTCCAGCATCCCGAGTGGCGGGTGCAGACACAGGTCACCGACCGCGCTTTGGGCAACGTCGGAACGACCCCTGCCTTCCGGCTGCGCCCCGACCTGCTGATTACCCTGCCGTCAGGCGAAGTGATCGTGGCCGACACCAAATGGAAGCGGCTCAAACCTGACAAGGCCCCGACTTTCGACATAGCGAATGCAGATGCCTATCAGATGCTGGCCTACGGCGCGGTGTTTCAGCGGGGGCAAGCGGTGCGGAATCTGCACCTGATCTACCCACACCTGGTGGGCCTGCCACCTCGCCTGCCGACCATTGCCCTAGAAGGCGGAAGCTTCCTGCACCTGAGCACCATCGACCTGAAGGCGGTGGTGCCTCTCAGTCCTTTTTCTTCCTTGCCGATCCCAAGAGCAATGCCGCTGACTCCTGACACACTGGATCCCGGTGCGTGA
- a CDS encoding AAA family ATPase gives MTQPSDPPTFFLQSVGIRATAQPRGGRFVVLAGSQARAEVVDSYERNVPAGYRAHRERLIAEGVLQHDQVTGELQFMRDEAFNGSTEAGCVVAGRMVNGIRDWFVQAPDGAKQSHADWLTQVRSGQDTPIFTLKTDQLKAYAQMQKGEFVVLTGSEAMQGVSDKMDRDVVELKEHLIAQGALVEKPDSDLLEFIVDTTFKGAAAASGVILLRRGFENSLWIFTDSQGQEVSYGKWMGITSKIPPQVRQARLGLTQTASEETGMLEAHGHREEILADVVTTARVPLNQILYGPPGTGKTFQVVERALAVLDPAFLAEFLQNRAALKARYDDFVTAGAVSFVTFHQSFGYEDFVEGIKPVMEGSQLKYRIEDGIFLEAVRAAGGQLAPAEKEEESQSAVQAPQGPPAAAQVWRIYIDGAAPSSQLRERCLERGEVRVGSWNKPPQDLTLISSEELNPSQVLFRDGMRVGDLILLATNSDQIGAVGVVDGEYHFNPGSDPIFALNYAHARSVRWLATDLKVGAQAITGRRFAPPTLQRVAGATAAEIVQRLGLSQSHPADEAEQEAGTRPHVLIIDEINRGNVAKIFGELITLLETEKRAGGPEALTVKLPLSRRALSVPDSLYVIGTMNTADRSLTQLDTALRRRFVFHPVWPEPSLLQVVQIDGQALDLRKFLYAINDRIERLLSREQVIGHAYLLGLPATLAGVASALRERILPQLEEHFFDDWSKIREVLADAGKERHLQFVQQDKVEDGVRYRVNESAFREVEAFTLVYSRMNDDAFPFKP, from the coding sequence ATGACACAACCCTCTGACCCGCCGACCTTCTTTCTTCAATCGGTGGGGATTCGTGCTACGGCCCAACCGCGTGGCGGGCGCTTTGTGGTGCTGGCAGGCAGCCAGGCGCGGGCCGAAGTGGTAGACAGTTATGAACGCAACGTTCCAGCTGGCTATAGAGCGCACCGCGAGCGGCTGATTGCTGAAGGCGTACTGCAACACGATCAAGTTACAGGCGAGTTGCAGTTTATGCGTGACGAGGCATTCAATGGCAGTACGGAAGCAGGCTGTGTCGTGGCCGGGCGGATGGTCAACGGCATTCGTGACTGGTTCGTTCAAGCTCCAGATGGAGCCAAGCAGTCCCATGCGGATTGGCTGACTCAGGTTCGGAGCGGGCAGGACACGCCAATTTTCACTTTAAAAACCGACCAGCTGAAGGCATACGCGCAAATGCAAAAAGGCGAGTTTGTGGTTCTGACAGGCAGTGAAGCTATGCAAGGTGTCTCTGACAAGATGGACAGAGACGTTGTGGAACTTAAAGAGCACCTCATAGCGCAAGGGGCGCTTGTAGAAAAACCGGACTCGGATCTGCTGGAATTTATCGTCGATACAACTTTTAAGGGTGCGGCTGCTGCCAGTGGCGTAATACTGCTGCGTCGGGGGTTCGAAAATTCTCTTTGGATTTTCACCGATTCACAGGGTCAAGAGGTCAGCTACGGAAAATGGATGGGGATAACGTCCAAGATTCCGCCTCAAGTCAGACAGGCGCGGCTCGGCCTAACCCAAACAGCCAGCGAGGAGACTGGCATGCTGGAAGCGCACGGGCACCGCGAAGAGATTCTTGCTGATGTGGTCACGACTGCGCGGGTTCCTCTGAATCAAATCCTGTACGGTCCTCCGGGCACAGGCAAAACGTTTCAAGTGGTGGAACGCGCTCTGGCCGTCCTTGATCCCGCCTTCTTGGCTGAATTCCTGCAAAACCGCGCGGCACTCAAAGCCCGCTACGATGACTTCGTGACAGCGGGGGCCGTGTCGTTCGTCACCTTCCACCAGTCGTTCGGGTACGAGGATTTTGTTGAGGGCATCAAACCCGTCATGGAAGGCAGCCAACTGAAGTACCGCATTGAAGACGGCATCTTTTTGGAAGCCGTGCGGGCTGCCGGGGGTCAGTTGGCTCCAGCAGAAAAAGAAGAGGAAAGTCAATCTGCGGTACAAGCGCCGCAAGGCCCGCCCGCTGCCGCTCAGGTGTGGCGGATCTACATCGACGGCGCAGCACCCAGCAGTCAACTGCGCGAGCGGTGTCTGGAACGGGGCGAAGTGCGGGTGGGCAGCTGGAACAAGCCCCCACAAGACCTTACCCTCATCAGCAGCGAGGAACTCAATCCATCGCAAGTCCTGTTCCGGGACGGGATGAGAGTGGGCGACCTGATTCTGCTGGCGACCAATTCAGACCAGATCGGGGCCGTAGGCGTTGTGGACGGCGAGTACCACTTCAATCCGGGAAGCGACCCTATTTTTGCCCTGAATTACGCGCATGCCCGGTCTGTTCGTTGGCTGGCTACAGACTTGAAAGTGGGTGCCCAGGCCATCACGGGCCGCAGGTTCGCGCCGCCCACTTTGCAGCGGGTGGCCGGAGCAACCGCCGCGGAGATTGTGCAGCGCCTGGGGCTTTCGCAGTCTCACCCTGCGGACGAAGCAGAGCAAGAAGCGGGGACGCGCCCCCATGTGCTGATCATCGATGAGATCAACCGGGGCAATGTCGCCAAGATTTTCGGCGAACTGATTACCCTGCTGGAGACCGAGAAGCGGGCAGGCGGCCCGGAAGCCCTGACGGTCAAGTTGCCCCTGAGCCGCCGCGCCCTGAGTGTGCCGGACTCCCTGTACGTGATCGGCACCATGAACACTGCCGACCGCAGCCTGACCCAGCTGGATACCGCGCTGCGCCGCCGCTTCGTGTTCCATCCGGTCTGGCCGGAGCCGAGCTTGCTTCAGGTCGTGCAGATCGACGGGCAAGCCTTGGATCTCCGGAAATTCCTGTATGCCATCAACGACCGCATCGAGCGGTTGCTCAGCCGGGAGCAGGTGATCGGGCACGCCTACCTGTTGGGCCTGCCCGCCACCCTGGCTGGCGTGGCCAGCGCCCTGCGAGAACGCATCCTGCCGCAATTGGAAGAGCACTTCTTCGATGACTGGTCGAAAATCCGTGAGGTTCTGGCCGACGCAGGGAAAGAACGGCACCTACAGTTCGTGCAGCAGGACAAGGTGGAAGACGGCGTTCGGTACCGTGTCAATGAGTCGGCGTTTCGAGAGGTTGAGGCGTTCACACTGGTCTACAGCCGCATGAACGACGACGCCTTCCCGTTTAAGCCATGA
- the brxL gene encoding BREX system Lon protease-like protein BrxL, translated as MTLDALDQLVAASFEGYTVRKDLAKTFKGQYPVPTYVGEFLLGRYCASTDEEEIREGLEVVQRMMNERTVRAGTQELFKARARERGSVKLIDLVTARLDAKTDAYLVELPSLQLKDVRISPELVQEHERMLTGGFYAELELEYDAVIAGEKSGRPFGVASLRPIQLSKRSALSEMAQGRSAFTTAQWKALLLRSVGFEPDTLSTRAQDVLLLRMVPFVERNYNAVELGPRGTGKSHLYQQVSPYSHLVSGGKASVARMFVNNASGQRGLVTQYDVVCFDEVSGVSFDQKDGVNIMKGYMESGEFSRGRESIRADGGVIMVGNFDVDVAHQQRIGHLFGPMPAEMRDDTALMDRIHAYLPGWDVPKLHAGLFTNHFGLVSDFLAECWHQLRFEGRWNRVAHRVRLGGALSGRDTTAVQRTLSGLLKLISPDEAAEIDDADLDWAVRLALEVRRRVKEQQKRIGSAEFRNTHFSYQLGEDGIEQFVTTPELQSDDAIGTDPLPPGQVWALGSSMTDEHAGLYRIDVNEGPGSGVRVLNNPVPRPFQESVRFAEQNLYAQALALVGERDPRQHEFSIQLRAFDSARSGSGLGLPALLALCSALLGKSLRGGLIAAGHLNLGGGIDPVHNAIDLAELAAEKRAAALLLPISARRQLNDLSDEVAAKLTVLYYTDARDALFKALLE; from the coding sequence TTGGTGGCTGCCTCTTTTGAGGGCTATACCGTCCGCAAAGACCTGGCCAAGACCTTCAAGGGGCAGTACCCGGTGCCGACCTATGTGGGTGAATTCTTGCTGGGCCGCTACTGTGCCAGCACCGACGAAGAAGAGATCCGTGAAGGTCTGGAAGTCGTGCAGCGCATGATGAACGAGCGCACGGTGCGGGCAGGCACGCAGGAACTGTTCAAGGCCCGGGCCCGCGAACGGGGCAGCGTGAAGCTGATCGATCTGGTCACCGCCCGTCTTGACGCGAAGACCGATGCTTACCTGGTCGAGTTGCCCAGCCTGCAACTCAAAGATGTCCGTATTTCGCCGGAACTGGTGCAGGAGCATGAACGCATGCTGACTGGCGGCTTTTACGCGGAGCTGGAACTGGAATACGACGCCGTGATTGCCGGTGAAAAAAGCGGACGACCCTTTGGTGTGGCGTCGCTGCGGCCCATTCAGCTCTCCAAGCGCTCGGCACTCTCAGAGATGGCCCAGGGGCGATCTGCCTTTACCACGGCTCAGTGGAAGGCTCTCCTGCTGCGGAGCGTGGGCTTTGAGCCGGACACCTTATCAACCCGTGCCCAAGACGTGCTGCTGCTCAGAATGGTGCCGTTTGTGGAGCGCAACTACAATGCTGTGGAATTGGGGCCACGCGGCACCGGGAAATCCCACCTGTACCAGCAGGTCTCCCCGTACTCGCATCTGGTGTCAGGCGGCAAGGCCAGCGTGGCCCGGATGTTCGTCAACAATGCCAGCGGTCAACGCGGCCTGGTCACGCAGTACGACGTGGTGTGCTTCGATGAGGTGTCCGGCGTGTCCTTCGACCAAAAAGACGGCGTGAACATCATGAAGGGCTACATGGAAAGCGGCGAGTTTTCGCGGGGCCGCGAAAGCATTCGGGCCGACGGCGGCGTGATCATGGTAGGCAACTTCGACGTGGATGTGGCCCACCAGCAGCGAATCGGCCATCTGTTCGGCCCTATGCCGGCCGAGATGCGCGACGACACGGCGCTGATGGACCGGATTCATGCCTACCTGCCTGGGTGGGACGTGCCGAAACTGCATGCGGGTCTGTTCACCAATCACTTTGGGCTGGTGAGCGATTTCCTCGCAGAGTGCTGGCATCAACTGCGTTTCGAAGGCCGCTGGAACCGGGTGGCCCACCGGGTTCGGTTGGGCGGAGCGCTGAGTGGACGGGACACCACGGCGGTGCAGCGCACGCTGAGCGGGCTGCTCAAGCTGATCTCTCCCGACGAGGCAGCAGAGATTGACGACGCGGATCTGGACTGGGCCGTGCGCCTCGCCCTCGAGGTTCGCCGCCGCGTCAAGGAACAGCAAAAGCGCATCGGCAGCGCCGAGTTCCGCAACACGCATTTCAGTTATCAACTGGGCGAGGACGGCATCGAACAGTTTGTGACCACGCCAGAACTGCAAAGTGACGACGCCATCGGCACCGATCCATTGCCCCCCGGTCAGGTGTGGGCGCTGGGTTCCAGCATGACCGACGAGCACGCGGGCCTCTATCGCATTGACGTGAACGAGGGGCCGGGCAGCGGCGTGCGGGTGCTGAACAATCCGGTGCCCCGGCCCTTTCAAGAAAGCGTCCGCTTTGCAGAGCAAAACCTGTATGCGCAGGCGCTGGCCCTGGTGGGCGAGCGTGACCCCCGCCAGCATGAATTCAGCATTCAGCTGCGGGCTTTCGACTCGGCCCGCAGCGGGAGTGGACTGGGCCTGCCTGCTCTGCTGGCCCTGTGCAGCGCCCTGTTGGGCAAAAGTTTACGCGGCGGCCTGATTGCTGCCGGACACCTGAATTTGGGCGGCGGCATTGATCCGGTGCACAACGCCATTGACCTGGCGGAACTGGCCGCAGAGAAGCGGGCGGCCGCACTCCTGCTGCCTATCAGTGCCCGGCGGCAACTCAATGACCTGAGCGATGAGGTGGCGGCCAAGCTGACGGTGCTGTATTACACGGATGCCCGCGACGCCCTGTTCAAAGCACTGTTGGAGTAG